The following are encoded in a window of Gadus morhua unplaced genomic scaffold, gadMor3.0, whole genome shotgun sequence genomic DNA:
- the LOC115539117 gene encoding immunoglobulin superfamily DCC subclass member 3 isoform X1 has product MLVRCIYCKYHLISSDKVARRLPQRKPRRGTTVCCQKREKSGQHADHLRHQPGQRRQGVVARRHPGVLEGAGAQHTGHHRLRAAHPAVLRQHTAPLSPAQGTHARAGLAPRGPPLSTASSTRPRHRHLPRTENSAGSTQASARLTVLWADGLPGAPTQVRAQALSPGAIQVSWKEPEQNTQDIISYVLHIRLSSGVVVPPLSLGGDGPPRVPKLDGHPFSRGHIQL; this is encoded by the exons aTGCATCTATTGTAAATACCATCTGATTTCTTCGGATAAGGTGGCGAGAAGGCTACCCCAAAGAAAGCCTAGAAGAGGAACAACAGTGTGTtgtcagaagagagagaagtcCGGCCAG cACGCTGACCATCTACGGCATCAGCCAGGACAACGACGCCAAGGCGTTGTCGCCCGGCGCCATCCAGGTGTCCTGGAAGGAGCCGGAGCACAACACACAGGACATCATCGGCTACGTGCTGCACATCCGGCGGTCCTCAG GCAGCACACCGCGCCCCTCTCCCCAGCCCAGGGCACACATGCCCGGGCTGGCCTGGCGCCCAGAGGGCCCCCACTCTCCACGGCCTCCAGTACAAGACCGAGGCACAGACACCTCCCCAG AACCGAGAACAGCGCCGGCTCCACGCAGGCCAGCGCCCGCCTCACCGTGCTGTGGGCCGACGGGCTCCCCGGGGCCCCCACACAGGTGCGGGCCCAGGCGTTGTCGCCCGGCGCCATCCAGGTGTCCTGGAAGGAGCCGGAGCAGAACACACAGGACATCATCAGCTACGTGCTGCACATCCGGCTGTCCTCAG GTGTTGTCGTCCCTCCTCTAAgcttggggggagatgggcCTCCCCGGGTCCCCAAGCTTGACGGACATCCGTTTAGCCGTGGCCACATAC aacTTTGA
- the LOC115539117 gene encoding uncharacterized protein LOC115539117 isoform X3: protein MLVRWREGYPKESLEEEQQCVVRRERSPASTLTIYGISQDNDAKALSPGAIQVSWKEPEHNTQDIIGYVLHIRRSSAHRAPLPSPGHTCPGWPGAQRAPTLHGLQYKTEAQTPPQNREQRRLHAGQRPPHRAVGRRAPRGPHTGAGPGVVARRHPGVLEGAGAEHTGHHQLRAAHPAVLRCCRPSSKLGGRWASPGPQA, encoded by the exons GTGGCGAGAAGGCTACCCCAAAGAAAGCCTAGAAGAGGAACAACAGTGTGTtgtcagaagagagagaagtcCGGCCAG cACGCTGACCATCTACGGCATCAGCCAGGACAACGACGCCAAGGCGTTGTCGCCCGGCGCCATCCAGGTGTCCTGGAAGGAGCCGGAGCACAACACACAGGACATCATCGGCTACGTGCTGCACATCCGGCGGTCCTCAG CACACCGCGCCCCTCTCCCCAGCCCAGGGCACACATGCCCGGGCTGGCCTGGCGCCCAGAGGGCCCCCACTCTCCACGGCCTCCAGTACAAGACCGAGGCACAGACACCTCCCCAG AACCGAGAACAGCGCCGGCTCCACGCAGGCCAGCGCCCGCCTCACCGTGCTGTGGGCCGACGGGCTCCCCGGGGCCCCCACACAGGTGCGGGCCCAGGCGTTGTCGCCCGGCGCCATCCAGGTGTCCTGGAAGGAGCCGGAGCAGAACACACAGGACATCATCAGCTACGTGCTGCACATCCGGCTGTCCTCAG GTGTTGTCGTCCCTCCTCTAAgcttggggggagatgggcCTCCCCGGGTCCCCAAGCTTGA
- the LOC115539117 gene encoding uncharacterized protein LOC115539117 isoform X4, with translation MLVRWREGYPKESLEEEQQCVVRRERSPASTLTIYGISQDNDAKALSPGAIQVSWKEPEHNTQDIIGYVLHIRRSSGVVVPPLSLGGDGPPRVPKLDGHPFSRGHIQL, from the exons GTGGCGAGAAGGCTACCCCAAAGAAAGCCTAGAAGAGGAACAACAGTGTGTtgtcagaagagagagaagtcCGGCCAG cACGCTGACCATCTACGGCATCAGCCAGGACAACGACGCCAAGGCGTTGTCGCCCGGCGCCATCCAGGTGTCCTGGAAGGAGCCGGAGCACAACACACAGGACATCATCGGCTACGTGCTGCACATCCGGCGGTCCTCAG GTGTTGTCGTCCCTCCTCTAAgcttggggggagatgggcCTCCCCGGGTCCCCAAGCTTGACGGACATCCGTTTAGCCGTGGCCACATAC aacTTTGA
- the LOC115539117 gene encoding uncharacterized protein LOC115539117 isoform X5 produces the protein MLVRWREGYPKESLEEEQQCVVRRERSPASTLTIYGISQDNDAKALSPGAIQVSWKEPEHNTQDIIGYVLHIRRSSGPRSLPAVKGH, from the exons GTGGCGAGAAGGCTACCCCAAAGAAAGCCTAGAAGAGGAACAACAGTGTGTtgtcagaagagagagaagtcCGGCCAG cACGCTGACCATCTACGGCATCAGCCAGGACAACGACGCCAAGGCGTTGTCGCCCGGCGCCATCCAGGTGTCCTGGAAGGAGCCGGAGCACAACACACAGGACATCATCGGCTACGTGCTGCACATCCGGCGGTCCTCAG GCCCCAGAAGCCTGCCTGCTGttaaaggtcactga